In Chloroflexota bacterium, the sequence CGTGTTTTGGACCGCTATACCTGGCAACGCACCGCCAGGGGATATGAAGCGGTGCTTGAGGAGATCGCCGGTGGTCGACATCCTGGAAAAGAGCGCCTGCCGACGCCTCCCTATTTCGTCGAACCCAGCCTGGATAACGACATCAGCCTGGCTGAACTTGCGGCCATGGTGGCCGGCCAAGATTGATCGTACAGGCTTCACCATGGCATTAACAATCCCAACTGGCGACATCGACGTTCTTTGCATCGGAGAACTGCTGGTCGATCTGATCTCGGAGGAACCGGTCGCCACCCTGGCTGATGCCGAGACCTACCGGCGCTACCAGGGTGGATCGCCCGCCAATATCGCCGCCAATGTAGCGCGGCTGGGAGGCCATGCCGCCATCATCGGCAAGGTTGGCGCTGATGCCTTTGGCCGCTACTGCATACAGGAATTAGCACAACTTGGTGTTATCACCGATGGCTTGATCGAGGATCCGGCATCTCACACCACGGCCATCTTCGTATCCCGTACATCGGCAACGCCAGACTTTGAGGTCTACCGCGGCGCCGATGCCAGACTTCGACCTGACGAGATATGGGAGTCAGCCATCGAAAACACGCGGCTGCTCCATGCATCGACCTTTGCCTTGAGCCGTCAGTCCTCTCGCAACGCGGTCACCCGGGCGTTGGAGGTAGCGCACCACCTGGGAAAAACGATTTCGTTGGATCCGAACTACAGCCCGCGTGTCTGGCCCGACCGCGATGAAGCGCTGGCTGTCCTGAAGGACCTTTACCGGTTCGTTTCTCTCACCAAACCGTCGTTGGACGACGCGCAGCGACTCTTCGGCACCGGTCTGCAACCTGAAGAGTACATAACACGGTTCCATAACCTGGGGCCTGAGCTCGTCGTCATGACTCTGGGAAGAGGTGGTGTCATTGTCTCCATAGCGGGAAGGATGGTCCACATTCCCGGCCTGAAGATCGATGTAATCGATGCCACCGGCGCCGGCGACTGCTTTTGGGCCGGTTACCTGGTGAGCCTGTTGGACGGCCATAACCCAATCTTCGCTGCCCACGTTGCTCAGGCCGTTGCCGCCCGCAAGTTGGGGCAGGCAGGCCCTCTGCCTCATACCCTGAACCGCCAGGCCTTTTACCAGCAGGTGCACGTGATGCCTGCCGTGCAGTCCCCTGGTGGAATCGTTCGAAACCCGCTGCCGTAACGGACTTCATTCTGCGATTCCGGTGCCGCAAAAAAGGAGGTGTAGCAAGATCGATAATACGTAGTTCCAGTCTGTACCGCTGATTTTCTTTCCAATTCTCACACATTTCTCCAATGGAGGAGACAGTAACAATGAAGAGACAACTATTCGTTCTATTGACCGCACTGCTTATTCTGGGCTTGATCCTCAGCGCCTGTGGCGGGGCTGAAGAAGTGCCTCCCGCAGTGGAAGAAGCCGTCGAACAAGTGGTGGAAAAAGTTGAAGAGAAGGTGGCCGAAGAGAAGCCGGCAGAGCCTGTCGAGGAGGCAATGCCCGAGGTCAGCTTCGATGTTCCCCCTGGCGGTGCCCTGGAAAAGGCTTTGGCTGGTGAATTCGCCGGCATGAGCGTTTCCGTCGACGGCCCCTTCACCAACCCGGACGATATCCTGTTCGCCGAATCGATGAAGGCTTTCGAGGATGCCACCGGCATCACCGTCAACTACATCGGTGACAAGGAATTCGAGGGCCGCCTCTCCATCGCCGTCGATGCCGGCAATCCGCCCGACATCGCCGACTTCCCCCAGCCTGGTTTGTTGGCCAACTTCGCCCGCCAGGGCCACATCGTCGATCCCACCACCTTCATCTCCGAGGATTGGCTCAAACAGCAGTACAACCAGAGCTGGCTCGACATGGGCAACATGGCCGGCCAGACCGCTGGTGTCTGGCACCGCTTCAACGGCAAGAGCCTGGTCTGGTACCCCAAAGCCCAGTTCGAGGCCGCCGGCTACCAGATCCCTGAAACCTGGGATGATCTCCTGGCCCTCACCCAGACCATCGCCGACGATGGCGACACCGCCTGGTGCATCGGCATCGAGTCCGGTGCTGCCACCGGCTGGGCTGCCACCGACTGGACCGAGGAACTCATGCTGCGCACCACCTCGCTGGAAAACTACGACAAGTGGACCACCGGCGAGCTGGCCTTCTCCTCACCTGAGGTCAAGAACGCCATCGAGACCTGGAGCAATATCTGGTTCAATCCGGACTACGTCTTCGGTGGCACCGATTCCATCGTCTCCACCTTCTTCGGCGACTCCCCGACTTCCATGTTCGAGGACCCGCCCAAGTGCTGGCTTCACAAGCAGGGCAACTTCATCACCGGCTTCTTCCCCGAGGGCGCCGAAGCTGATGTAGACTACAGCTTCTTCTACCTGCCCGCTGTGGACGATGCCTATGGCAAACCCTTCCTGGTTGCCGGCGACATCATGGCCATGTTCAACGACCGCCCCGAGGTCCGGGCTCTGATGGAGTACTTCACTTTGCCCGAGTCGGCCTCTGGCTGGTTGAACAACGGTGGCGCTCTGGCAGCCCACCAGACAGCCACACCCGACATGTACGGCGTGGATCTGGAGCGAGGCATCGCTACACTGGTCAATCAAGCCACCAGCTTCCGCTTCGATGGCTCTGACCTGATGCCCGGCGAGGTGGGTGCAGGTTCCTTCTGGACCGGTATGACCGACTACGTCAGCGGCGTCGCTGATCTCGACACCGTTACCAAACAAATCGACGACTCCTGGCCACAGTAGCGCAGATCGTCTAGAAAAAAGACTGCCAGTCCTTTCGGGGCTGGCAGTCTTGTAACAGAAGGAGTTGGCCCATGGCACAGCTTGACAATGTCAACGACCGCAATGAGGGCTTTGTTGCCAACGTGGTAGCCTGGCTAGGCCGGGCGTTTTTGGCTCTCATCATTCCGCTGATAGCCTTCGCCGCCATCTATCTGGGTTTCATCTTCCTGCGGGACAGCAACGCCCCCAAATGGCTAATCACAGTGGTAGCCATCATCTGGGGCGTCGGCGGTTTCGCCCTGCTTTTCTGGGTCTTCAATGGGATCGTCGAACGGCTGCCTGAGCCGTGGTCCGGCAGATTGCAGCCATTCGTATTCGTCGGTCCGGCCGTCGCTATCCTGATGTGGTATCTCACACTGCCGGTGTATCGAACGGGTTGGCTCGGCCTCTTCGACAGAGATGGACTCCCCGACGGTTTCTCCGTCTTCGCTCCCTGGACCTGGCCCGCTGCTATTCAGAGCGACTCGTTCGTCGGTCTGCAAAACTACATCGACATCTTCACCCAGGACCTGCTGCAGGTCGCCCTCCGCAATAACCTCATGTGGATCGTGTTCGGAAGCACTTTGTCGGTAATTTTCGGGCTGTTGGTCGCCGTCCTGGCCGATCGCAGCAAGTTTGAACGGGTTTCCAAAACGTTCATCTTTTTGCCCATGGCCATCTCCTTCGTCGGTGCCAGCGTGATCTGGAATTTCATGTATGAAGTGCGACCTGCGGGAGAGACTCAGATTGGCCTGTTGAATGCCGTCACGGTAGCCCTTGGTGGCACGCCGCATCCCTGGGATAAATGGGTAGCCATCGCACCCTGGAATAACCTGTTTTTGATCCTGATTGTCGTCTGGTTGCAGGCAGGATTCGCCATGGTGTTGTTCTCAGCCGCCCTGAAGGGAATCCCCGAGGAGCTCCTGGAAGCAGGCCGCATCGACGGCGCAAGCGAGATCCAGGTTTTCTTTCGAATCATGTTGCCCTCTATTCGGGGCACGATTATCACGGTGTGGACTACCATCGTCATCTTCACTCTGAAGATATTCGATGTTGTCTGGGTCATGACCGGCGGGCAGTTCGGCACACACGTAATCGCCACCCAGTTCTATCGCCAATCCTTCACGGCAAGAAATGCAGGTATCGGTTCTGCCATTGCCATCATCCTGCTGCTTGCCGTCGTCCCGGTGATGATCTACAACCTTAAGCAGTTCAGGGAACAGGAGGCGTTTTAGCCATGAAGAAGAATCAATGGCTCAGCACAGTGCTGGTCAACGGCGCCCTTATTCTCCTCGTACTCTTTTGGAGCATTCCAACCATAGGACTTTTCGTTTCCTCCTTTCGGAACCGCTTCGACATCCAGACCTCGGGTTGGTGGACCATAGTTCCCCATAGAGCCTGGGAAACGGTGACCGTGCTCGACCCCAAGGAACTGGGACTGGACTCCAAAAGCATTATGCAGGTAGAGGGGGTGGAAGGCACCTTCGAGGAGCTGCGACAGGGCGTGACATCGCCCGATGGCGATACCCAGGTGAAGTGGGTCGGCAACCGTCGCCTGGGCCGCATCGAAGTTCAGGAAAGGGTTTGGACCGCCAACTGGGACTTCACCCTGGAGAACTATAAACAAGTGCTGTTCGGGCGGGATACCGAGATCACCAGGACCGACGGGACCGTAACGACGGTGCCCGGTCAGGATATGACCCAGGCCTTTCTCAACAGCCTGACCGTGGCTATTCCTTCCACCATCATCCCGATCCTGATCGCTGCTTTCGCAGCCTATGCATTTGCCTGGATGCGTTTTCCCGGTCGACGTTGGCTGTTTATCATGGTAGTCGGTCTGCTGGTGGTTCCACTACAGATCGCCCTGGTTCCAATCTTAAGTGACTATCAGAAACTGGGGCTAAACGGCACCTTCCTGGCTATCTGGTTAGCCCATACCGGCTTTGGTCTGGCTCTGGCGACCTATCTGTTGTACAACTACATCAGTACCCTGCCCCGGGAGACGCTGGAATCGGCCTTCATCGACGGCGCCTCCCACTTTACGGTCTTTACCCGGCTGGTTCTGCCCCTGTCGGTGCCGGCGCTGGCCTCCTTTGCCATCTTCCAGTTTCTGTGGGTATGGAACGACTACCTGGTGGCCCTGGTGTTCCTGGGCGTCGATCCCAACAACAAGGTGGTTACTCAGCGCCTGGCCGATTTGACTGGCACCTTCGGAAACGCCTGGCACCTGCTGACGGCCGGGGCTTTTATTTCCATGCTTCTGCCACTGATTGTCTTCATCGGCTTGCAGCGATTCTTCGTCCGCGGCCTGCTGGCCGGCTCGGTGAAGGGCTAGATTCAAGATCGGTAGGCGACCACCAGAAAAATCAACCAGTTACAGGGATTGTCACGCTGATAGCGTAACCTACGGTCTGTCATGTCTGGCAAAACCGTCGGTTTCGGTTCGCGGGGATCGTCGTGGGTCCGGTCACCAACCGGACGATGCGGGTTCACCCGCTCTACCTGTTCATAACTGTTGTGTTACCCCGAATGGTTGCCTCTGTTTGACGGTCCGAGCATTGCAGTATATACTTACATTGTAAGTACTGCACCATTGACTAATGGGCAATCAGTGAATTGGCAATTGTCAATGGCAAAGATGGAACGAAATATGCGGAGTGAGCACCCTCAGATGCGATCGATCCGGAAAAGACTATCATGGCCATTACCCATGATTTCCGGATAGGCTCCAGGTACATTGAAATCAAGGAACGACACCATGCAACGAAAGCTCTTTAAGACTGGAAACAGTGTGGTTGTATCGCTGCCTAAGCATGCGCTGGAATTTCTGGGAATCTCCGAAGGGGCTCAGGTAGAGTTGGACCTGGACAAAGAGAGGCGCCAGATCGTGATTGCACCAGCCAGCGAGATGACACTGCCAGGCGTCGACGAGACCTTTGCTCACCAGGTAGCGGATTTCGTCGAACAATATCGACCGGCTCTGGAAGCCCTGGCCAAGTGACCGATTATCTCACCAGCGAGCAGATCCTTTTTCTGCACGCCCGTCTGATTGAAGAGACCGGCGGCAGCCACGGCCTGCGCGATCCCGCATTGCTCCTGTCGGCAGTTGCACGTCCCCGAGCTACCTTTGATAGCAAGGACCTGTATCCAGATGTCTTCCAAAAGGCCGCCGCACTCATGGAGTCACTCATCCGAAATCACCCCTTTGTGGATGGCAATAAGCGCACCGGCATCGCCGGTGCGGCTATCTTCCTGCGGCGAAACCGCTACAGTTTGACAAGCACGAATCGAGAGCTGGAGGAGTTTACCCTCCGTGTGTCCAGATCGGAAGTTGACCTGACGGACATCGCTGACTGGCTCAAGTCGAATAGAATCAAAGTGTAGAAGACCTGTCTGGGCTTTTGCCCAGCTGGCCTGGCTCGCGAGGACCTCCTGCCATGTCTGCCAGCCTGCTCATAGGCATCGATCTGGGCACATCCAGCCTCAAGACGGTCGTCATCGACTCCGATGGCCGGCTGCTGGCCCGCGCGGCCCATGAATACCCAATCGATTCCACCCGGCCTGGCTGGGCTGAGCAAGACCCGGAGTCCTGGTTGGCAGCGACAGTCGCGACGATCCGGCAAGCATTGGACCTGTCTGGAATTCCAGCTGCCCATATTGCCGGCATAGGCCTGTCTGGCCAGATGCATGGCACAGTATGCCTGGACGAATCAGGGCAGGTTTTGCGGCCGGCCATCATCTGGGCCGATCAGCGCAGCGCCAGCCAGGTGCAGCAGGTCTACGACTTGCTGGGATCACGACGGCTGGGCGAGTTGACCGCCAACCCGTTGGACACCGGTTTCATGCTGGCCAGTTGGCTATGGCTACGCGAAAACGAGCCGCCAGTGGCTCGCGCGACCAGCCACCTGTTGCTGCCCAAGGACTGGTTGCGCTTTCGCCTGACCGGCAACCTGGGCACGGAGCCCAGCGACGCCTCATCCACCCTGTTGTTCGATACGGCCGCCCGCAGTTGGAGCAGCGGCCTGCTGGAGCCTCTGGGGATCGACGGCGACATCTTGCCACCAATCCACCAGTCGGCGCAGGTCGCCGGTGGCCTGACTGCCGAACTGGCAATGGCCACCGGCCTGCGCCAGGGCACACCGGTGGTCTTCGGCGGCAGCGACCAATCCTGCCAGGCCCTGGGCAATGGCGTCATTGAACCTGGCGTTATCTCCTGCACCATTGGCACCGGCGGTCAACTCTTTGCGCCGACCAGGCAGCCAGCCTACGACTCCGAATTGCGGCTGCATCTCTTCTGCCACGTATTGCCCGAGCAATGGCACCAGATGGCTGCCATCCTCTCGGCCGGGTTATCGCTGCGCTGGCTGCGCGACAACGTGCTGACGGAAATGAGCTACACGCAGATGGCAGATCAGGCTGCTACCGTGCCTGCCGGCGCCCAGGGGCTTTTTTTCCTGCCCCATCTGGCTGGCGAACGTACCCCCTACATGGATCCATCGGCACGAGCCAGCTTCATCGGTTTAACCCTGAGCCACGACCGGTCCCACATGACGCGAGCTGTCATGGAGGGGGTCGTGTTCGCCCTGAAACAGGGACTGGAGCTGATGGCCGAGCTCGGCGTGCCGGTCAGACAGATTGTGGCATCGGGGGGTGCGGTCCGCCACCCGCTCTGGCTGCAGTTACAGGCCGATATCTTCGATCGCCCCATCACCCAGACCAAAACGATCGAGGCGGCTGCTGTTGGCGCTGCATTGCTGGCAGGCATCGGCACCGGGGTCTACGCCGACGCCCATTCCGCGGTCGAACATACGGTGCGAGGGGGGCAACAGCCGGTGTTGCCCAATCCGCAGCGAGCGGCGCGTTACGCCGAGAGCTATGAGACCTATGTGCGGCTCTTCCCGGCGCTGCAAGAGACGGATGTCTTCGGGTGAGACATTGTCGATGCGGCACAACCGTCATCCTCGCGTGCACCCCGGAGGGGCCCGCGACCGCCAGAGCGACGGCAACCGGCCGACGCCCAACGTGGTTCGGGCGGTCAGCGGGGATCCATTCCCTGTCCTGGCCCCGTATCCACCAGGCGGTTTTATGAAAAACACCTCCCCTGCCCCCCATGTGCTGATGGTCACCAACCATGGCGTCCATCAGTGGCAGATCATCCCCGGACTGCCAGATACCGGCGGCCAGAACGTTTTCGTCAACCAGTTCACTGCTGCATTGGCCCAACTGGGTTTCCGGGTCACCATCGTCAACCGGGGCGGTTATCCCGATCCCTCCACAGGCGAGCTGCGTGCCGGTTACAAGGTAAAGGATTTCAATCAGCGTATCTTGTACCTGGACGACGGCCTGCCCGAGTTTGTGCGCAAGGAAGATATGCACGAGCGGCTACCGGCGCTCGCCGAGGCACTGACACGCGACCTGCAGGAGGAGGTTGATCTGATCATCT encodes:
- a CDS encoding sugar ABC transporter permease, coding for MAQLDNVNDRNEGFVANVVAWLGRAFLALIIPLIAFAAIYLGFIFLRDSNAPKWLITVVAIIWGVGGFALLFWVFNGIVERLPEPWSGRLQPFVFVGPAVAILMWYLTLPVYRTGWLGLFDRDGLPDGFSVFAPWTWPAAIQSDSFVGLQNYIDIFTQDLLQVALRNNLMWIVFGSTLSVIFGLLVAVLADRSKFERVSKTFIFLPMAISFVGASVIWNFMYEVRPAGETQIGLLNAVTVALGGTPHPWDKWVAIAPWNNLFLILIVVWLQAGFAMVLFSAALKGIPEELLEAGRIDGASEIQVFFRIMLPSIRGTIITVWTTIVIFTLKIFDVVWVMTGGQFGTHVIATQFYRQSFTARNAGIGSAIAIILLLAVVPVMIYNLKQFREQEAF
- a CDS encoding ABC transporter substrate-binding protein → MKRQLFVLLTALLILGLILSACGGAEEVPPAVEEAVEQVVEKVEEKVAEEKPAEPVEEAMPEVSFDVPPGGALEKALAGEFAGMSVSVDGPFTNPDDILFAESMKAFEDATGITVNYIGDKEFEGRLSIAVDAGNPPDIADFPQPGLLANFARQGHIVDPTTFISEDWLKQQYNQSWLDMGNMAGQTAGVWHRFNGKSLVWYPKAQFEAAGYQIPETWDDLLALTQTIADDGDTAWCIGIESGAATGWAATDWTEELMLRTTSLENYDKWTTGELAFSSPEVKNAIETWSNIWFNPDYVFGGTDSIVSTFFGDSPTSMFEDPPKCWLHKQGNFITGFFPEGAEADVDYSFFYLPAVDDAYGKPFLVAGDIMAMFNDRPEVRALMEYFTLPESASGWLNNGGALAAHQTATPDMYGVDLERGIATLVNQATSFRFDGSDLMPGEVGAGSFWTGMTDYVSGVADLDTVTKQIDDSWPQ
- a CDS encoding AbrB/MazE/SpoVT family DNA-binding domain-containing protein, with the translated sequence MQRKLFKTGNSVVVSLPKHALEFLGISEGAQVELDLDKERRQIVIAPASEMTLPGVDETFAHQVADFVEQYRPALEALAK
- the xylB gene encoding xylulokinase, yielding MSASLLIGIDLGTSSLKTVVIDSDGRLLARAAHEYPIDSTRPGWAEQDPESWLAATVATIRQALDLSGIPAAHIAGIGLSGQMHGTVCLDESGQVLRPAIIWADQRSASQVQQVYDLLGSRRLGELTANPLDTGFMLASWLWLRENEPPVARATSHLLLPKDWLRFRLTGNLGTEPSDASSTLLFDTAARSWSSGLLEPLGIDGDILPPIHQSAQVAGGLTAELAMATGLRQGTPVVFGGSDQSCQALGNGVIEPGVISCTIGTGGQLFAPTRQPAYDSELRLHLFCHVLPEQWHQMAAILSAGLSLRWLRDNVLTEMSYTQMADQAATVPAGAQGLFFLPHLAGERTPYMDPSARASFIGLTLSHDRSHMTRAVMEGVVFALKQGLELMAELGVPVRQIVASGGAVRHPLWLQLQADIFDRPITQTKTIEAAAVGAALLAGIGTGVYADAHSAVEHTVRGGQQPVLPNPQRAARYAESYETYVRLFPALQETDVFG
- a CDS encoding type II toxin-antitoxin system death-on-curing family toxin — its product is MTDYLTSEQILFLHARLIEETGGSHGLRDPALLLSAVARPRATFDSKDLYPDVFQKAAALMESLIRNHPFVDGNKRTGIAGAAIFLRRNRYSLTSTNRELEEFTLRVSRSEVDLTDIADWLKSNRIKV
- a CDS encoding carbohydrate ABC transporter permease, which produces MKKNQWLSTVLVNGALILLVLFWSIPTIGLFVSSFRNRFDIQTSGWWTIVPHRAWETVTVLDPKELGLDSKSIMQVEGVEGTFEELRQGVTSPDGDTQVKWVGNRRLGRIEVQERVWTANWDFTLENYKQVLFGRDTEITRTDGTVTTVPGQDMTQAFLNSLTVAIPSTIIPILIAAFAAYAFAWMRFPGRRWLFIMVVGLLVVPLQIALVPILSDYQKLGLNGTFLAIWLAHTGFGLALATYLLYNYISTLPRETLESAFIDGASHFTVFTRLVLPLSVPALASFAIFQFLWVWNDYLVALVFLGVDPNNKVVTQRLADLTGTFGNAWHLLTAGAFISMLLPLIVFIGLQRFFVRGLLAGSVKG
- a CDS encoding sugar kinase, with the translated sequence MALTIPTGDIDVLCIGELLVDLISEEPVATLADAETYRRYQGGSPANIAANVARLGGHAAIIGKVGADAFGRYCIQELAQLGVITDGLIEDPASHTTAIFVSRTSATPDFEVYRGADARLRPDEIWESAIENTRLLHASTFALSRQSSRNAVTRALEVAHHLGKTISLDPNYSPRVWPDRDEALAVLKDLYRFVSLTKPSLDDAQRLFGTGLQPEEYITRFHNLGPELVVMTLGRGGVIVSIAGRMVHIPGLKIDVIDATGAGDCFWAGYLVSLLDGHNPIFAAHVAQAVAARKLGQAGPLPHTLNRQAFYQQVHVMPAVQSPGGIVRNPLP